The following proteins are encoded in a genomic region of Dyadobacter sp. UC 10:
- the accB gene encoding acetyl-CoA carboxylase biotin carboxyl carrier protein, whose amino-acid sequence METREIQKLIDFIAQSGLDEVNIETADLKIKVKRYGAAPVVSYSPAAATPAPVTAPPVPTAPVTQSAPAEPVAASEPASSNLVTIKSPMIGTFYRASSPDTPSFVNIGDEIKPGKVVCVIEAMKLFNEIESEISGKIVKVLVENATPVEFDQPLFIVEPA is encoded by the coding sequence ATGGAAACCAGAGAAATCCAAAAATTGATTGACTTCATTGCCCAATCGGGACTTGATGAAGTGAATATTGAGACAGCAGATTTAAAAATCAAGGTAAAACGCTACGGCGCTGCCCCCGTGGTAAGCTACTCGCCTGCCGCTGCCACACCGGCACCAGTGACGGCACCGCCTGTGCCAACTGCACCGGTAACACAATCTGCACCGGCTGAACCGGTAGCAGCCAGCGAACCTGCATCTTCGAATCTTGTTACCATTAAGTCCCCGATGATCGGTACCTTTTACCGCGCATCCAGTCCTGATACGCCATCGTTTGTTAACATAGGAGATGAAATCAAGCCTGGCAAAGTGGTTTGTGTGATTGAAGCCATGAAGCTTTTTAATGAAATCGAATCGGAGATTTCTGGAAAAATTGTAAAGGTTCTGGTTGAAAACGCCACTCCTGTTGAATTCGACCAGCCACTATTTATTGTGGAGCCTGCCTAA
- the efp gene encoding elongation factor P, translated as MATTADLRNGLVINFNHDLFQVIEFQHVKPGKGNAFVRTKLKSLTSGKVLDNTFSSGAGITPVRVERHKFQYLYKDEVGYNFMNAETFDQVLIDEKLVTNADLMKEGQEVEILINTENDSALLCELPPFVELEVTYSEPGLKGDTANSPKKAIEVETGARIMVPLFIEEGQKIKVDTRTYDYVERVKS; from the coding sequence ATGGCAACTACTGCAGATTTGCGTAACGGACTGGTGATCAATTTCAACCATGATCTCTTTCAGGTAATCGAGTTTCAACACGTGAAGCCTGGGAAAGGAAATGCATTCGTCCGGACCAAGCTGAAAAGTCTTACTTCCGGGAAGGTTTTAGATAATACCTTCTCTTCCGGTGCCGGCATCACACCTGTTCGTGTCGAGAGACACAAATTCCAGTATTTATATAAAGATGAGGTAGGATATAACTTCATGAACGCTGAAACATTTGACCAGGTTTTGATTGACGAAAAGCTGGTAACAAATGCTGATCTGATGAAAGAAGGCCAGGAAGTGGAGATCCTGATCAATACGGAGAATGATTCGGCTTTACTTTGCGAATTGCCCCCGTTTGTTGAACTGGAAGTAACGTACTCAGAGCCCGGATTAAAAGGGGATACAGCCAACTCACCAAAAAAAGCGATCGAAGTGGAAACTGGTGCGAGAATTATGGTTCCTTTGTTCATTGAAGAAGGCCAGAAAATCAAGGTGGATACCCGCACATACGACTACGTAGAAAGAGTAAAATCATAA
- a CDS encoding beta-ketoacyl-ACP synthase III, with translation MTHIKASITGIQGYVPDYILTNAELETMVATNDEWIVSRTGIKERRILKGEGLGSSHMGAEAVKGLLAKTNTHPAEIDLLICATTTPDFIFPCTANLICDMVGIRNIGSFDIQAACSGFLYALTLGSQFIETGKYKKVIIVGSDKMSAIVDYTDRKTCILFGDGAGAVLLEPNSEGYGVIDSIIKSDGAGYPYLNQKAGGSRYPPTHETVENRQHFVFQDGAQVFKFAVTNMADVSAEIMDRNGLKGPDVNWLVPHQANRRIIEATANRMGVGMEKVMMNIQKYGNTTAATIPLCLWDYESQLKKGDNLVLAAFGGGFTWGSIYLKWAYDPK, from the coding sequence ATGACCCATATAAAAGCCTCTATAACAGGAATACAAGGGTATGTGCCTGATTATATTTTGACGAATGCCGAGTTGGAAACAATGGTTGCGACGAATGATGAATGGATTGTGAGTCGCACAGGTATTAAAGAAAGGCGTATTCTGAAAGGTGAAGGTTTAGGGAGCTCACATATGGGTGCTGAGGCAGTGAAAGGTTTGTTAGCAAAAACCAACACGCACCCCGCAGAAATCGATCTGCTGATCTGCGCAACTACTACTCCCGACTTCATATTCCCTTGTACAGCCAACCTGATCTGTGATATGGTTGGCATCCGAAATATAGGGAGCTTCGATATTCAGGCTGCTTGCTCAGGATTTCTTTATGCATTGACGCTGGGCTCTCAGTTTATTGAGACTGGAAAATATAAAAAAGTCATCATTGTAGGATCTGATAAAATGTCCGCAATAGTTGATTATACCGACAGAAAAACCTGTATTCTTTTTGGCGATGGTGCAGGCGCTGTGCTCCTGGAACCAAATTCCGAGGGATACGGTGTAATTGATTCAATTATCAAGTCCGACGGAGCTGGTTATCCCTACCTGAATCAAAAAGCAGGAGGAAGCCGCTATCCGCCTACCCATGAGACAGTTGAAAACCGCCAGCATTTTGTATTTCAGGACGGTGCCCAGGTATTCAAATTCGCTGTAACGAACATGGCCGATGTTTCAGCTGAAATAATGGACCGGAATGGTTTGAAAGGCCCCGACGTCAACTGGCTGGTTCCGCACCAGGCCAACCGTCGCATCATCGAAGCGACTGCCAACAGAATGGGTGTGGGAATGGAAAAGGTGATGATGAACATTCAGAAATATGGCAATACAACAGCCGCAACAATTCCGCTATGCTTGTGGGATTACGAATCACAACTGAAAAAAGGAGATAACTTGGTTCTCGCTGCATTTGGCGGCGGCTTCACCTGGGGTTCCATTTATTTGAAATGGGCTTATGATCCCAAATAA
- the plsX gene encoding phosphate acyltransferase PlsX — protein MKIAVDAMGGDLAPQAIVEGVIQASPELPSEARIVLIGRESVIWDIFNQHNFIPTNIDVVHAEDVIEMGEHPTKALSQKPNSSIGVGFKLLKEKEVDIFCSAGNTGAMHVGALFSIKAIEGILRPAIAGFVPQVDGGYSIMLDIGANADCKPEVLAQFGEIGSIFAQYTFQIERPRVALMNIGEEEQKGSLTTQAAYPLLKQNKRINFIGNIEGKDLFTNKADVIVTDGFTGNVLFKLGESLYEISRKRGFQDDFIDQTNYESIGGSSIIGVNGNVMIAHGVSSPLAIKNMIGWAYKQVKSKAYLHILQALS, from the coding sequence ATGAAAATTGCGGTAGATGCTATGGGGGGAGATTTAGCTCCGCAAGCAATTGTCGAGGGGGTTATTCAAGCCTCCCCTGAGCTACCATCCGAGGCGAGAATCGTTTTAATCGGACGTGAAAGTGTGATCTGGGACATATTCAACCAGCACAACTTCATCCCTACTAATATTGACGTCGTTCACGCAGAAGATGTGATTGAGATGGGCGAGCATCCTACAAAGGCGTTGTCTCAAAAACCCAACTCGAGCATCGGTGTCGGCTTTAAACTTCTGAAAGAAAAAGAAGTAGACATTTTCTGCAGTGCGGGAAATACAGGCGCGATGCACGTGGGCGCTCTTTTCAGCATCAAAGCAATTGAAGGGATATTGCGGCCAGCTATCGCTGGATTCGTACCGCAGGTAGATGGTGGATACTCGATCATGCTGGATATCGGGGCCAATGCAGATTGTAAACCAGAGGTTCTTGCCCAATTTGGAGAAATCGGATCCATCTTCGCACAATATACTTTTCAGATAGAACGTCCCCGGGTCGCCTTGATGAATATCGGGGAAGAGGAGCAGAAAGGCTCACTGACCACTCAGGCCGCTTACCCGCTCCTCAAACAAAATAAGCGCATTAATTTTATAGGAAATATTGAAGGGAAAGACCTCTTCACGAATAAAGCCGATGTAATTGTTACGGATGGTTTTACTGGAAATGTATTATTTAAGCTGGGCGAATCATTATATGAAATATCCCGGAAAAGAGGTTTTCAGGACGATTTTATCGACCAGACAAACTACGAATCAATTGGAGGCAGCTCTATTATAGGTGTTAACGGAAATGTGATGATTGCGCACGGGGTCTCATCGCCTCTCGCAATTAAAAACATGATAGGCTGGGCTTACAAACAGGTGAAGTCCAAAGCATATTTGCATATATTACAAGCACTGAGTTAA
- the rpmF gene encoding 50S ribosomal protein L32, translating to MAHPKRRHSTTRRDTRRAHDFLTGKQLGTDSTTGEIHQLHRAHVHEGNLVYRGKVVVENYTKTV from the coding sequence ATGGCACATCCTAAGCGGAGACATTCCACTACACGTCGCGATACACGCAGAGCGCATGACTTCCTTACCGGAAAGCAACTAGGCACTGATTCTACAACCGGAGAAATCCACCAACTACACCGCGCCCACGTTCACGAAGGCAACCTGGTTTACAGAGGAAAAGTTGTAGTTGAAAACTATACTAAAACAGTTTAG
- a CDS encoding YceD family protein, protein MKELSKYNIDIYGLEDKQYDYDMESGDAFFEELDQDLIEHGHFKTHVVLSKSATMIQLHFHTEGAVTLICDRSLEPFEEPIDSDERIILKFGDHNEELTEEIEIINRNTNRINVARYLFDFIALSLPTKKIHPSLRTDEDELDPEDDETEATLVYSSAKNEEEEPGEDQKIDPRWEALKKLKGE, encoded by the coding sequence GTGAAAGAGCTAAGTAAATACAACATAGACATTTACGGTTTGGAGGACAAACAGTATGACTATGATATGGAATCGGGAGATGCTTTTTTCGAGGAATTGGATCAGGATCTGATTGAACATGGACACTTCAAAACGCACGTTGTCCTGAGCAAATCAGCCACGATGATCCAGCTTCATTTTCATACTGAAGGAGCAGTAACTTTGATCTGCGACAGAAGTCTGGAACCTTTTGAAGAGCCCATTGACTCAGACGAGCGTATTATTTTAAAGTTCGGAGATCACAATGAGGAGCTCACAGAGGAAATTGAAATCATCAACAGGAATACAAACAGGATCAACGTTGCACGTTATCTGTTTGATTTCATAGCGTTATCGCTACCAACCAAAAAGATCCATCCCAGTTTAAGAACGGATGAAGATGAGCTGGATCCTGAAGATGATGAAACAGAAGCAACACTAGTCTATTCTTCCGCAAAAAATGAAGAGGAAGAGCCTGGCGAAGATCAAAAAATAGACCCACGCTGGGAAGCATTGAAAAAGCTGAAAGGCGAATAA
- a CDS encoding NeuD/PglB/VioB family sugar acetyltransferase: protein MENPVLIFGAGDLGVQALDIFKRNNVLVYGLLDDTTELHGKEFGDVNVLGSTDDTGYLSILGSKCEAFVAIGDKVVRERLVETLTEEYKAMPVNAVHDTAVISQMSAIGHGNLIAARVTIGAKTVVGHHCLIQTASVLDTSVRVGDFVTIGTGAIINDRVILNDGAFIGSGAIIVAGIEIGKNARVGAGSVVVENVPAGATYFGNPARKI, encoded by the coding sequence ATGGAAAATCCGGTTTTAATTTTTGGCGCAGGCGACCTTGGCGTGCAGGCACTCGATATTTTTAAGAGAAACAATGTATTGGTATATGGGTTGCTTGACGATACCACGGAACTTCATGGTAAAGAATTTGGCGATGTAAACGTACTCGGTTCCACGGATGACACTGGTTATCTGAGTATTCTTGGATCAAAATGCGAAGCTTTTGTGGCGATTGGTGATAAGGTGGTCAGGGAAAGATTGGTAGAAACATTGACCGAAGAGTACAAGGCAATGCCTGTGAATGCAGTGCACGATACAGCGGTCATTTCGCAGATGTCTGCAATTGGTCACGGTAACCTGATTGCGGCCAGGGTAACTATCGGCGCAAAAACGGTTGTTGGTCATCATTGCTTGATCCAGACTGCCTCGGTGCTGGATACCTCGGTCCGCGTGGGTGATTTTGTTACCATCGGGACCGGTGCGATTATTAATGACCGCGTGATACTAAACGATGGCGCATTTATCGGTTCCGGTGCAATTATTGTTGCTGGTATCGAAATTGGTAAAAATGCAAGAGTGGGAGCAGGCTCAGTAGTGGTGGAAAATGTACCTGCGGGTGCAACTTACTTTGGGAACCCCGCCAGGAAGATTTGA
- a CDS encoding M61 family metallopeptidase, whose translation MHYHISVADPQSHFLLITYTIPDIENDFIEIQLPAWRPGRYELQNFAKNIQFIEAISVYGDKLPIHKVTKDRWRVGTESQKEVRIRYSYYAVSQNAGTSYVDEELWYLNFINFCMYTEGRITEPYQVTLALPEGYTIACGLPAAGYNTLAARDFYQLVDSPLLASRSLQKCEYIVRGVKFRIWMHGNLRPNWRRIERDFRRFSREQIAMMGEFPETEYHFLNLILPTAFYHGVEHQNSTMIVLGPDDEGEGLYSDLLGVSSHELFHSWNIIRIRPKELLPYDFTKENYFQTCFVAEGCTTYYGDLFLKRAGVFTDEAYIKELQVYMKRHFENAAHAAQSLAESSFDLWLDGYEKGIPDRKVSVYHKGALVALILDLFIRKKTNHEQSLDDVMRLLWVRFGKPFIGYSVEDYISIVEEVAIVEEVAGESLEWYWRECIFTNEPLENRLNEALSFVGLQMSVFSNGNIQLNVLDDFRAKLQRDKWLATVQVLTVQEEEEE comes from the coding sequence ATGCATTATCATATTTCGGTAGCCGATCCGCAGTCCCACTTCCTATTAATCACTTACACAATACCGGACATTGAAAATGATTTTATTGAAATACAGCTACCAGCCTGGCGGCCCGGAAGATATGAACTTCAAAATTTTGCCAAAAATATTCAATTTATTGAAGCAATTTCTGTCTACGGAGATAAACTGCCCATTCATAAAGTAACCAAAGACCGCTGGCGAGTTGGAACAGAAAGCCAAAAAGAAGTCAGGATACGCTATTCCTATTATGCAGTGAGCCAGAATGCCGGCACCAGTTATGTGGATGAAGAGCTCTGGTACCTCAATTTCATTAACTTTTGTATGTATACCGAAGGGAGGATCACTGAACCTTACCAGGTTACACTTGCACTTCCGGAAGGTTACACCATTGCATGCGGTTTGCCGGCGGCAGGGTATAACACACTAGCGGCGAGGGATTTTTATCAGTTGGTAGATAGCCCGCTGCTCGCCTCCCGATCGTTGCAGAAATGTGAGTATATAGTTAGGGGCGTCAAATTCAGGATCTGGATGCACGGTAACCTGCGGCCCAACTGGCGGCGGATTGAGCGCGATTTCAGGCGCTTTTCGCGGGAGCAGATTGCGATGATGGGAGAGTTCCCGGAAACGGAATATCACTTCCTTAATCTGATACTTCCTACCGCATTCTATCACGGAGTCGAGCACCAAAATTCCACGATGATCGTACTTGGCCCAGACGATGAGGGTGAAGGACTTTATTCTGATTTGCTGGGCGTAAGTTCCCACGAGCTTTTTCACAGCTGGAATATCATCCGCATTCGTCCGAAAGAGCTTTTACCCTATGATTTTACCAAAGAAAACTACTTCCAAACCTGTTTCGTAGCCGAAGGTTGTACTACTTACTATGGCGATCTTTTCTTGAAACGTGCCGGCGTATTTACCGATGAGGCTTATATAAAAGAGTTGCAGGTATATATGAAAAGGCATTTTGAGAATGCAGCGCACGCAGCTCAGTCGCTTGCCGAGTCTTCTTTCGATCTCTGGCTCGATGGTTACGAAAAAGGCATCCCAGACCGCAAAGTTTCGGTTTACCACAAAGGCGCCCTGGTAGCCCTGATCCTCGACTTGTTTATACGTAAAAAAACAAACCACGAACAATCGCTTGACGACGTCATGCGGTTGCTCTGGGTACGATTTGGCAAACCTTTCATTGGCTACTCAGTAGAAGACTACATTTCGATCGTGGAAGAAGTAGCAATCGTGGAAGAAGTAGCAGGAGAATCCTTGGAATGGTACTGGCGAGAATGCATTTTTACAAATGAACCCCTGGAAAACCGCCTTAACGAAGCATTGTCTTTTGTCGGGTTGCAAATGTCGGTATTCAGCAATGGTAACATCCAGCTCAACGTACTCGACGATTTTCGGGCTAAATTGCAGAGAGATAAGTGGCTAGCAACCGTGCAGGTTTTGACGGTACAGGAAGAGGAGGAGGAATAG